Proteins encoded within one genomic window of Triticum aestivum cultivar Chinese Spring chromosome 2D, IWGSC CS RefSeq v2.1, whole genome shotgun sequence:
- the LOC542974 gene encoding probable phospholipid hydroperoxide glutathione peroxidase, with product MAAASSATSVHDFTVKDASGKDVDLSVYKGKVLLIVNVASQCGLTNSNYTELSQLYPKYKDQGFEILAFPCNQFGGQEPGTNDEIVQFACTRFKAEYPIFDKVDVNGNNVSPLYKFLKSSKGGLFGDSIKWNFSKFLVDKEGRVVDRYAPTTSPLSIEKDIKKLLGSS from the exons ATGGCCGCCGCGTCCTCCGCCACCTCCGTCCACGACTTCACCGTCAAG GATGCAAGCGGCAAGGACGTCGACCTGAGCGTCTACAAGGGGAAGGTTCTTCTCATTGTTAACGTCGCTTCGCAGTG TGGCTTGACCAACTCCAACTACACCGAGCTGAGCCAGCTGTACCCGAAGTACAAGGACCAAG GCTTTGAGATCTTGGCTTTCCCATGCAATCAGTTTGGTGGGCAGGAGCCTGGCACCAATGATGAGATCGTTCAGTTTGCCTGCACTCGCTTCAAGGCCGAGTACCCCATTTTCGACAAG GTTGATGTCAATGGCAACAATGTTTCTCCCCTATACAAGTTCCTGAAGTCTAGCAAAGGTGGCCTTTTCGGCGACAGCATCAAGTGGAACTTCTCCAAGTTCTTGGTTGACAAGGAGGGTCGCGTTGTAGACCGCTATGCCCCGACCACTTCCCCCCTGAGCATTGAG aaggatatcaagaagctgcTTGGGAGCTCTTAG